AGCAGGCCCACGGCGATGGCGGCCAGCAGGAAGAGCGGCGTCAGGGGCGAGCGGATGGTGGCCCGGGTCAGCCGTCCGGAGAGGCCGAGGTTCATCGGATCGCTCCGGCCGGGGTCAGGACGTCGCCGGGGCGAAGGCCGGAGAGGATCTCCAAGGTGTCGGCCGTGGGTCCGGCGGTGGTCTGGACCGGGGTCTCGGAGACCGCGCCGTCGGCCCGAACCAGACGGACATAGTCGACCCCGAAGCGGGTGGAGACATAGGCCCGCGGCGCCACCAGGGCCTGGCGTTCGCCCACCTTGACCCCGGCGCGCACGCGCTGGCCGATCAGGTCCTGGGGCAGGCCGGGCGCAGTGATGTCGGCGGTGACCTGGCCGGCGGTGACCGAGGGATAGACCTGGATGATGGTCCCGGCGGCGGCGATCCCGCGCAGGTCCTCCGCCGCCAGCTGGACCACGTCGCCGACCTTCAGGGCGCGGGCCTGGCCCTCGGGCAGTTCGATCCGGACGACCATGGGCCCGGCGGTGATCCGGGCGACCGACTGGCCGGCCATGACCACCGAGCCGACGGGCACGTTGGCGATCAAGACCCGTCCGGCCGCGGGCGCCAGGATCGCGCCCTGGGCGCCGAGTTCGGCGCTGGCGTCGCGCTGGGCGCGGGCCGCGGCGAGGTTGGCCTCCGCGGCCTTGGCCTGGGCGTCGACCTGATCGAGGCGGGCCTGGGCGTAGACGCCCTGGTTGAAGAGGGTTCGGGTGCGGGCCAGGTCGGCGCGGGCCCGGGCGGCCTCGGCGGCGGCGGCGGCGGTCTGGGCGTCGAAGGCGCCCGTCTGAAGGGCCAGGCGGTCATCCTTGACCCGGGCGATGAGCTGACCCTGGCGGACGAAGTCGCCCTCCTTGACCTCCAGGCTCACCAGCAGGCCCGAGATCCGGGCCCGGGCCTCGGCCATGTCGCGGGTGGTAAGGGCGCCCGGCACGGGCTTGAGGTCGGCGATCAGCTGGCTACGGATCGCCAGCCGCCCGACCATGG
The sequence above is drawn from the Phenylobacterium glaciei genome and encodes:
- a CDS encoding efflux RND transporter periplasmic adaptor subunit gives rise to the protein MAARPYLIGALGAALLLGACGETKPTLPVAKSAPMVGRLAIRSQLIADLKPVPGALTTRDMAEARARISGLLVSLEVKEGDFVRQGQLIARVKDDRLALQTGAFDAQTAAAAAEAARARADLARTRTLFNQGVYAQARLDQVDAQAKAAEANLAAARAQRDASAELGAQGAILAPAAGRVLIANVPVGSVVMAGQSVARITAGPMVVRIELPEGQARALKVGDVVQLAAEDLRGIAAAGTIIQVYPSVTAGQVTADITAPGLPQDLIGQRVRAGVKVGERQALVAPRAYVSTRFGVDYVRLVRADGAVSETPVQTTAGPTADTLEILSGLRPGDVLTPAGAIR